From a region of the Spelaeicoccus albus genome:
- the glpK gene encoding glycerol kinase GlpK, translating into MTQYVVAIDQGTTSTRAIVFDHAGTIVSSGQIEHEQIFPHAGWVEHDPMEIWHNTRQVIGEALSKADITRHSVDAIGITNQRETTVVWDKNTGQPVYNAIVWQDTRTQPIVDRLAKVGGPERFKPTVGLPLATYFAGTKIVWILENVDGAREKADAGDLLFGTTDSWVLWNLTGGVNGGVHATDVTNASRTMFMDLKTLQWDDEILKTFGVPKSMLPEIKSSSEVYGNAESSSLLREVPIAGILGDQQAATFGQAAFDPGEAKNTYGTGNFVIFNTGEEIVHSENGLLTTLGYKLGDDKPHYALEGSIAVTGSLVQWLRDNLGLIKSAPEVEELAKTVDDNGGAYFVPAFSGLFAPYWRSDARGALVGMTRFVNKGHMARAALEATAFQTREVLDAVNADSGVPLSELKVDGGMTGNDLLMQFQADVLDVPVVRPVVSETTALGAAYAAGLAVGYWSDLDELRSNWQEDSRWTPNIDPDERDRQIRNWKKAVTKTFGWVDEDVQ; encoded by the coding sequence ATGACGCAATATGTGGTAGCAATCGATCAGGGCACGACAAGCACGCGTGCCATCGTCTTCGATCATGCAGGCACCATCGTCTCCAGCGGCCAGATCGAGCACGAGCAGATCTTCCCGCACGCCGGCTGGGTTGAACACGACCCCATGGAGATCTGGCACAACACTCGCCAAGTCATCGGCGAAGCCCTGTCCAAAGCGGACATCACCCGCCACAGCGTGGATGCCATCGGCATCACGAACCAGCGCGAAACGACGGTGGTCTGGGACAAGAACACCGGACAACCCGTGTACAACGCGATCGTGTGGCAGGATACCCGCACGCAGCCGATCGTCGATCGGCTGGCCAAGGTCGGCGGCCCGGAACGGTTCAAGCCCACTGTCGGCCTGCCGCTCGCCACGTATTTCGCGGGCACCAAGATCGTCTGGATCTTGGAAAACGTGGACGGGGCCCGGGAAAAAGCGGACGCCGGCGACCTGCTGTTCGGCACGACCGACTCGTGGGTCCTGTGGAACCTCACGGGCGGTGTCAACGGCGGCGTGCACGCCACCGACGTGACGAACGCGTCGCGCACCATGTTCATGGATCTGAAGACCCTGCAATGGGACGACGAGATCCTGAAGACGTTCGGCGTGCCCAAATCGATGCTTCCGGAGATCAAGAGCTCGTCCGAAGTGTACGGCAACGCCGAGTCGTCGTCGCTGCTGCGCGAGGTGCCGATCGCCGGCATCCTCGGCGATCAACAGGCCGCCACGTTCGGACAGGCGGCGTTCGATCCGGGTGAGGCAAAGAACACGTACGGTACCGGTAACTTCGTCATCTTCAACACGGGCGAAGAGATCGTGCACTCCGAGAACGGCCTGCTCACCACGCTCGGGTACAAGCTCGGCGACGACAAGCCGCATTACGCATTGGAGGGTTCGATCGCCGTCACCGGCTCGCTCGTTCAGTGGCTGCGCGACAACCTCGGCCTCATCAAGTCGGCTCCGGAAGTCGAGGAGCTCGCCAAAACCGTCGACGACAACGGCGGCGCCTACTTTGTGCCGGCGTTCTCCGGCCTGTTCGCCCCGTACTGGCGCTCGGATGCGCGCGGCGCGCTGGTCGGAATGACCCGGTTCGTCAACAAGGGCCACATGGCCCGGGCCGCGCTCGAAGCCACCGCGTTCCAGACGCGTGAGGTGCTGGACGCCGTGAACGCCGACTCGGGTGTGCCGCTGTCCGAACTCAAGGTCGACGGCGGCATGACCGGCAACGACCTGCTCATGCAGTTCCAGGCCGATGTGCTCGACGTCCCGGTCGTCCGGCCGGTCGTGTCCGAGACCACTGCTCTCGGCGCGGCGTACGCGGCAGGCTTGGCCGTCGGCTACTGGTCGGATCTGGACGAGCTCCGATCCAACTGGCAAGAAGACAGCCGCTGGACGCCGAACATCGACCCCGATGAACGCGATCGTCAGATCCGCAACTGGAAGAAGGCAGTGACGAAGACCTTTGGCTGGGTCGACGAGGACGTCCAGTAA